From the Phreatobacter oligotrophus genome, one window contains:
- a CDS encoding ETC complex I subunit has product MVARIYKPARTATQSGQAKTGQWRLEFEPAAPRTVEPLMGYTSSTDMAQQVKLSFATKEEAIAYAEKNGIAYQVFEAEEPKRRIAAYSDNFKFNRVGAWTH; this is encoded by the coding sequence GTGGTCGCCCGTATCTACAAGCCAGCCAGGACCGCCACCCAGTCCGGACAGGCCAAGACCGGCCAGTGGCGGCTCGAGTTCGAGCCGGCCGCGCCGCGCACCGTCGAGCCGCTGATGGGCTACACCAGCTCGACCGACATGGCGCAGCAGGTGAAGCTTTCCTTCGCCACGAAGGAAGAGGCCATCGCCTATGCCGAGAAGAACGGCATCGCCTATCAGGTCTTCGAGGCCGAGGAGCCGAAGAGACGTATCGCCGCCTATTCCGACAACTTCAAGTTCAACCGCGTCGGCGCCTGGACCCATTGA
- a CDS encoding BLUF domain-containing protein, which translates to MGETTGLMRLTYFSRHDLPCDAEGFHPAFAAIEAEAVPRNAALGITGFLVCARTWFAQVIEGPLDAIEQLYGVISGDLRHRDLQLVEHVVAQRRLFPDWHMAIGTASPQAGMVFATLDFSEVEAPEGRLPRDFHDLAADLAALKRLAAD; encoded by the coding sequence ATGGGTGAGACGACCGGCCTCATGCGGCTGACCTATTTCAGCCGCCACGACCTCCCCTGCGACGCGGAGGGCTTCCATCCGGCCTTTGCCGCGATCGAGGCCGAGGCGGTGCCGCGCAATGCCGCCCTTGGCATCACCGGGTTCCTCGTCTGCGCGCGGACCTGGTTCGCCCAGGTGATCGAGGGCCCGCTCGATGCCATCGAGCAGCTCTACGGCGTGATCTCCGGCGACCTCCGCCACCGCGACCTGCAGCTTGTCGAGCATGTGGTGGCACAGCGCAGGCTCTTCCCCGACTGGCACATGGCCATCGGCACCGCCTCGCCGCAGGCCGGCATGGTCTTCGCGACCCTCGACTTCTCGGAGGTCGAGGCGCCGGAGGGCCGGCTGCCCCGCGACTTCCACGACCTCGCCGCCGATCTCGCGGCGCTGAAGCGCCTCGCCGCCGACTGA
- a CDS encoding ABC transporter ATP-binding protein: MSGVVVAGVSRTFPGVRGGAPVQALAPVDLTVAEGDFVAILGPSGCGKSTLLRIVAGLDRPTTGTVTLDGKPVSGPGADRGMVFQSYTLFPWLTVAENIAFGPRESGTPAAERRAIAEKLMAQVGLTQFANHYPKQLSGGMQQRAALARALANDPKVLLLDEPFGALDHQTRSLMQELLLSIWEEHRKTVLFVTHDIEEAVFMANRVLVMSARPGRFKSEVAIPFAHPRSYKLKTTPEFGRLEEQLTEDIRSETIIAVQAGF; the protein is encoded by the coding sequence ATGAGCGGCGTCGTCGTTGCGGGCGTCTCGCGCACCTTTCCGGGCGTGCGCGGGGGCGCTCCCGTCCAGGCGCTCGCGCCGGTCGATCTCACGGTCGCCGAGGGCGATTTCGTCGCCATCCTCGGGCCCTCGGGCTGCGGCAAGTCCACGCTGCTGCGCATCGTCGCCGGGCTCGACCGGCCGACCACGGGCACGGTGACCCTCGACGGCAAGCCGGTCTCAGGCCCGGGCGCTGACCGCGGCATGGTGTTCCAGAGCTACACGCTCTTTCCCTGGCTGACGGTCGCCGAGAACATCGCCTTCGGGCCCCGCGAGAGCGGCACGCCGGCGGCCGAGCGCCGCGCCATCGCCGAGAAGCTGATGGCGCAGGTGGGCCTCACCCAGTTCGCCAACCATTACCCCAAGCAGCTCTCGGGCGGCATGCAGCAGCGCGCCGCGCTCGCCCGGGCGCTCGCCAACGACCCGAAGGTCCTGCTGCTCGACGAGCCCTTCGGCGCGCTCGACCACCAGACCCGCTCGCTGATGCAGGAACTGCTGCTCTCCATCTGGGAAGAGCACCGCAAGACCGTTCTCTTCGTCACCCACGACATCGAAGAAGCGGTGTTCATGGCCAACCGCGTGCTGGTGATGAGCGCGCGCCCCGGCCGCTTCAAGAGCGAGGTCGCGATCCCCTTCGCCCATCCGCGGTCCTACAAGCTGAAGACGACGCCGGAATTCGGCCGGCTCGAGGAGCAACTGACCGAGGACATCCGCTCCGAGACGATCATCGCGGTCCAGGCGGGCTTCTGA
- a CDS encoding alpha/beta hydrolase family esterase: MRPAAIALAVAALAAAPAARAAEACPPAAPCAVSGGTYALAVPSGWDGRRPLPLVVFFHGLGESPALVLSRADMIGLVEKEGIILAVPAGLEARWYVRPGGPRPRDDLAFAAAVVEDVMAHHPVDPTRVVASGFSAGAFLTWTLACDRPGRFTGFLPIAGGLWHPVPEGPCPGGPVAIRHVHGRADRTVPLAGRALSGGVRQGDMRASLATALVTNQCAAVPEVAETEAETCTTWRGCRSGGLSFCTHPGGHDMDGRFIAEGLAWLAGLKGPGK; the protein is encoded by the coding sequence TTGCGCCCTGCCGCGATCGCCCTTGCCGTCGCGGCCCTCGCCGCCGCTCCCGCCGCCCGCGCGGCGGAGGCCTGCCCGCCCGCCGCGCCCTGCGCGGTGTCCGGCGGCACCTATGCCCTCGCCGTGCCCTCCGGCTGGGACGGCCGGCGGCCCCTCCCCCTGGTCGTCTTCTTCCACGGCCTTGGCGAAAGCCCGGCCCTGGTCCTGTCGCGCGCCGACATGATCGGCCTGGTGGAGAAGGAAGGCATCATCCTCGCCGTTCCCGCAGGGCTCGAGGCGCGCTGGTACGTGCGCCCGGGCGGCCCGCGGCCGCGCGACGACCTCGCCTTTGCCGCGGCGGTGGTGGAGGACGTCATGGCCCACCACCCCGTCGACCCGACCCGGGTGGTCGCCAGCGGGTTCTCGGCCGGCGCCTTCCTCACCTGGACGCTGGCCTGCGACAGGCCCGGGCGTTTCACCGGCTTCCTGCCCATTGCCGGCGGCCTGTGGCACCCGGTGCCGGAAGGGCCATGCCCGGGCGGGCCCGTCGCCATCCGCCATGTCCATGGCCGCGCGGATCGCACCGTTCCGCTGGCCGGGCGGGCGCTGTCCGGCGGCGTGCGGCAGGGCGACATGCGGGCGAGCCTTGCGACCGCCCTCGTCACCAATCAATGCGCGGCGGTGCCGGAGGTGGCGGAGACAGAGGCCGAGACCTGCACGACCTGGCGCGGCTGCCGCAGCGGTGGGCTCTCCTTCTGCACCCATCCCGGCGGGCATGACATGGACGGACGCTTCATCGCCGAGGGCCTCGCCTGGCTGGCCGGCCTCAAGGGGCCGGGCAAGTGA
- a CDS encoding DUF924 family protein has translation MTGTTALPAAADVVTFWHAAGADAWFTKDEAFDARFRERFWEAHFAAARRELDGFMATAEGALALMILLDQFPRNAFRGTGHMYATDPLALSFARIADARGDAAHVDPALRVFLSLPYSHAEVLADQERAVELTRAIGGETHAHAIGHRDVIARFGRFPHRNAILGRTTTAEEQAFLDGGGFAG, from the coding sequence ATGACCGGAACGACCGCCCTGCCCGCCGCCGCCGATGTCGTCACCTTCTGGCACGCGGCGGGCGCGGACGCCTGGTTCACCAAGGACGAAGCCTTCGACGCGCGGTTCCGCGAGCGCTTCTGGGAGGCGCATTTCGCCGCCGCACGCCGGGAGCTCGACGGCTTCATGGCGACGGCGGAGGGCGCGCTCGCCCTGATGATCCTGCTCGACCAATTCCCCCGCAACGCCTTCCGCGGCACCGGCCACATGTATGCGACGGACCCGCTGGCGCTCTCCTTCGCGCGGATCGCAGATGCGCGGGGCGATGCCGCCCATGTCGATCCGGCCTTGAGGGTGTTCCTGTCCCTGCCCTACTCGCATGCGGAAGTGCTGGCGGACCAGGAGCGCGCGGTCGAGCTGACCCGCGCCATCGGCGGCGAGACGCACGCCCACGCGATCGGCCACCGCGACGTCATCGCGCGGTTCGGCCGCTTCCCGCATCGCAACGCGATCCTCGGGCGGACGACGACAGCGGAGGAACAGGCGTTCCTCGATGGCGGGGGATTTGCGGGGTGA
- a CDS encoding ABC transporter permease, whose amino-acid sequence MKPLEPVSPTARVVLGIAFFVIFFAAWAAVTFGGLVPKIFLADPVTMLREGWYLLTNHGFLVDIGVTVWRVVGGFVLAALVAVPLGLAMGAYKPVEAFFEPFVSFARYLPASAFIPLFILWAGVGEKQKLLVIFIGSVFQIVLMVAVAVGSIRRDLVEAALTLGARDQGIVARVMVPYAAPQIAEILRLVLGWAWTYVIVAELIGSSSGIGHMIIESQALLATGQMIFGIIVIGVIGLISDFLFKAVNQKLFPWSTI is encoded by the coding sequence ATGAAACCCCTCGAGCCCGTATCGCCGACGGCGCGCGTCGTCCTCGGCATCGCCTTCTTCGTGATCTTCTTCGCGGCCTGGGCAGCGGTCACCTTCGGCGGCCTGGTGCCAAAGATCTTCCTCGCCGACCCCGTCACCATGCTGCGCGAGGGCTGGTATCTGCTCACCAACCACGGCTTCCTGGTCGATATCGGCGTGACGGTCTGGCGCGTCGTCGGCGGATTTGTTCTGGCGGCCCTCGTCGCCGTGCCGCTCGGCCTTGCCATGGGCGCCTACAAGCCGGTCGAGGCCTTCTTCGAGCCCTTCGTCTCCTTCGCCCGCTACCTGCCGGCCTCGGCCTTCATCCCGCTGTTCATCCTGTGGGCCGGCGTCGGCGAGAAACAGAAGCTTCTCGTCATCTTCATCGGCTCGGTCTTCCAGATCGTGCTGATGGTGGCTGTGGCGGTCGGTTCCATCCGCCGGGACCTCGTGGAAGCGGCGCTCACCCTCGGCGCGCGTGACCAGGGCATCGTCGCCCGGGTCATGGTGCCCTATGCCGCCCCGCAGATCGCCGAGATCCTGCGCCTCGTCCTCGGCTGGGCCTGGACCTATGTCATCGTCGCCGAGCTTATCGGCTCGTCCTCCGGCATCGGCCACATGATCATCGAAAGCCAGGCGCTGCTCGCCACCGGTCAGATGATCTTCGGCATCATCGTCATCGGCGTCATCGGCCTCATCTCCGACTTCCTGTTCAAGGCCGTGAACCAGAAGCTGTTTCCCTGGAGCACCATATGA
- a CDS encoding ABC transporter substrate-binding protein, with protein MSQPSTLRRLLAGAALGLGLAVAGPAFAQTKVAIGISGWTGFAPLTLAKEAGIFARNGLDVTIRKIPQASRHLAIASGDIQCAATTVETWIVWNANGIATTQLFQLDKSYGADGMAVRNGINSIRDLRGKTVAASAPGTAPYFTLAWMLRENGLSIRDVTVVNMEPGPAAQAFVAGQNDAAMTYEPFLSSVRAAPQAGKIIATTLDYPMVMDTFGCTPAFIQANEAAVRALAKSYFEALEMIKTNQAEAYRIMGADVRQTAEQFGNSAQYLRWQDQAANKTFFAGEWRTFSEKAADLLLELGIIRTKPNFDTMVDTRFIQ; from the coding sequence ATGTCGCAACCGTCCACCCTGCGCCGCCTTCTGGCCGGCGCGGCGCTCGGCCTCGGTCTCGCCGTCGCGGGCCCGGCCTTCGCCCAGACCAAGGTCGCCATCGGCATTTCCGGCTGGACCGGCTTCGCGCCCCTGACCCTCGCCAAGGAAGCCGGCATCTTCGCCCGCAACGGCCTCGACGTGACGATCCGCAAGATCCCGCAGGCCAGCCGCCACCTCGCCATCGCCTCCGGCGACATCCAGTGCGCCGCGACGACGGTCGAGACCTGGATCGTCTGGAACGCCAACGGCATCGCCACCACCCAGCTCTTCCAGCTCGACAAGAGCTACGGCGCCGACGGCATGGCCGTGCGCAACGGCATCAACTCGATCCGCGACCTGCGCGGCAAGACGGTCGCCGCCTCGGCGCCGGGCACCGCGCCCTATTTCACCCTCGCCTGGATGCTCCGCGAGAACGGCCTGTCGATCCGCGACGTCACCGTCGTCAACATGGAGCCGGGCCCGGCCGCCCAGGCCTTCGTCGCCGGCCAGAACGATGCGGCCATGACCTACGAGCCGTTCCTGTCCTCGGTGCGCGCCGCCCCGCAGGCCGGCAAGATCATCGCCACCACCCTCGACTATCCGATGGTGATGGACACGTTCGGCTGCACCCCGGCCTTCATCCAGGCCAATGAGGCCGCCGTCCGGGCGCTTGCCAAGAGCTATTTCGAGGCGCTGGAGATGATCAAGACCAACCAGGCCGAGGCCTACCGCATCATGGGCGCCGACGTGCGCCAGACGGCGGAGCAGTTCGGCAACTCGGCCCAGTACCTGCGCTGGCAGGACCAGGCCGCCAACAAGACCTTCTTCGCCGGCGAGTGGCGCACCTTCTCCGAGAAGGCCGCCGACCTGCTGCTGGAGCTCGGCATCATCCGCACCAAGCCGAACTTCGACACCATGGTCGACACGCGCTTCATCCAGTAA
- a CDS encoding DUF192 domain-containing protein, whose amino-acid sequence MPSAVTSDLALADLRLDRRRLLGAALLLPAAPALAADAAFAQGETGQLAIVTRSGARHPFIVEIANTPETRSRGLMFRRELPEGRGMLFEFGARETEVSMWMKNTYIPLDMVFIRANGLINHIAENTTPFSEATISSNGPVKGVLEVIAGTARRLGIAAGDRVEHPFFRG is encoded by the coding sequence ATGCCCAGCGCCGTGACCTCCGACCTCGCCCTCGCTGACCTCCGGCTCGACCGCCGCCGCCTCCTTGGCGCGGCGTTGCTGTTGCCCGCGGCGCCGGCGCTGGCCGCCGATGCCGCCTTCGCCCAGGGCGAGACCGGCCAGCTCGCCATCGTCACCCGTTCGGGCGCACGCCATCCCTTCATCGTCGAGATCGCCAACACGCCGGAGACGCGCTCCCGCGGCCTGATGTTCCGCCGCGAGCTGCCCGAGGGCCGCGGCATGCTCTTCGAGTTCGGCGCGCGCGAGACCGAGGTCTCGATGTGGATGAAGAACACCTACATCCCGCTGGACATGGTCTTCATCCGCGCCAACGGCCTCATCAACCACATCGCCGAGAACACCACGCCCTTCTCCGAGGCGACGATCTCCTCGAACGGTCCGGTGAAGGGGGTTCTCGAGGTCATCGCCGGCACGGCGAGACGCCTCGGCATCGCCGCCGGCGACCGGGTCGAGCACCCGTTCTTCCGCGGCTGA